The Planococcus liqunii genome includes a region encoding these proteins:
- a CDS encoding CDP-glycerol glycerophosphotransferase family protein, with product MSVFPVKNKTVFLSSFGDNAFFLAKELIPYQPPLVIFLNQKRCKLDFSTINLKQKNIFQFESFKLKDTFLSVYHLATAKYVFIDNYVGVLSVIHFRKNVKCIQLWHAAGAVKKFGWSDSETSKRSNRAKSRFQKVYNCFHYIPVGSQQMADIFSESFHLGPKRFLYTGIPQTDFYYDAAATAQSLTLLEQKYPAIKGRKVILYAPTFRKDMLNRMTLHLKVEEVLNKLGEEFVLLIRSHPAVHEIEQLPDNPRVIMVSDYPCIHELLIASDFLITDYSSIPVEYSLLRKKMIFFAYDLDSYSQNHGLWTKNPSSFPGPVVKTTAEVIEHILDPHIDYAAIDQFSRRWNTYSQGKSTSQLIQAIYDEKDLTYK from the coding sequence ATGAGCGTATTTCCAGTGAAAAACAAAACGGTCTTTTTGTCGTCTTTTGGGGACAACGCTTTTTTTTTAGCCAAAGAACTTATTCCATATCAGCCTCCTTTAGTGATTTTTCTCAACCAGAAGCGCTGTAAACTGGACTTTTCAACAATCAATTTAAAACAAAAGAATATTTTTCAGTTTGAATCTTTCAAACTCAAAGATACTTTTTTATCGGTGTACCATTTAGCCACTGCAAAATATGTATTTATCGATAATTATGTAGGGGTTCTATCGGTCATTCATTTTCGGAAAAATGTTAAATGCATTCAATTATGGCATGCTGCCGGTGCTGTTAAGAAATTCGGATGGAGTGATTCTGAAACCAGTAAACGAAGCAATCGAGCCAAGTCTCGTTTCCAGAAAGTGTATAACTGCTTCCACTACATCCCTGTTGGTTCTCAACAGATGGCAGATATCTTTTCTGAATCGTTTCATCTCGGTCCCAAACGCTTTCTCTATACGGGCATCCCCCAAACCGACTTTTACTATGATGCCGCAGCTACAGCTCAAAGCTTAACTCTTCTAGAGCAGAAATACCCAGCAATAAAAGGAAGGAAAGTTATATTATATGCCCCTACTTTCCGTAAGGACATGTTAAATAGAATGACATTGCATCTGAAAGTCGAAGAAGTATTGAATAAGTTGGGAGAAGAGTTTGTGCTGCTCATTCGTTCACATCCTGCAGTACATGAAATCGAACAGTTGCCTGACAACCCGAGAGTCATTATGGTTAGTGATTATCCTTGTATTCATGAATTGTTAATCGCTAGTGATTTCTTGATAACAGACTACTCATCAATTCCAGTCGAGTATTCACTATTGCGAAAAAAAATGATTTTCTTTGCTTATGATTTGGATTCTTATAGTCAAAACCATGGTTTATGGACAAAGAACCCTTCTAGCTTTCCAGGTCCAGTTGTCAAAACTACCGCTGAAGTCATAGAGCATATTTTAGATCCTCATATTGATTATGCGGCAATCGACCAGTTTAGCCGTCGATGGAACACATATTCACAAGGGAAATCCACTAGTCAATTGATTCAGGCGATCTACGATGAGAAGGATTTAACTTATAAATAA
- a CDS encoding glycosyltransferase family 2 protein — protein sequence MHEVVSVVIPVYNALPYLEECLLSVSGQTYRHLEIIIINDGSSDESGNVIANIAATDPRIRLHEQENQGLGFTRNKGIDLSTGKYIFFLDADDILPKNAIQSLIAAVKHKDVDYAVGKVVRFTNDRMYIPVRHLEFNLYNKAGQTTLEETPELMQDSIACNKLWKKSFLLEHNLNFKEGKYYEDLAMTMKAAVLARKIQLVNTVVYHWRVREDIEKPSITQQQMRLDNTRHRLEALFENRQWLVERQIQKRIVEEHDLKSLLDVMRLHVVKFSLVLPEEKNRWLMLIFDFLKKIPAAIADKLPNKERTMYWLLMEKNTEDLFRLSELLMNAEKKAVVSQKQNLFVLKSMHKDYDVTTYFKPTMVVQKIEKHNQYWRVEGQLKVPKASYLTEGEFYLLNRTTRHEKVLAPLQLRQLAPAHWYPYEALYFIGFLDTETIIENEQEAVYDFYYRLPAYPQMESARVRVLSQTVSEKKEAKKNNFTFSLYRTQYGNLSLVCQKLHLMHVIKEKVRPLLKKAVQKGKAN from the coding sequence ATGCACGAAGTGGTATCCGTCGTTATTCCTGTTTATAATGCTTTGCCTTATTTGGAAGAATGTCTATTATCCGTTAGTGGACAGACTTACCGGCACCTTGAAATTATCATTATTAATGACGGGTCGAGTGATGAGAGCGGCAACGTAATAGCCAATATAGCTGCTACTGATCCCCGTATTCGGCTGCATGAGCAAGAAAACCAAGGGCTTGGTTTTACCCGGAATAAAGGCATTGATTTAAGTACCGGTAAGTATATCTTCTTTTTGGATGCAGATGATATCCTTCCTAAAAACGCCATTCAATCTCTCATAGCTGCAGTAAAACACAAAGATGTGGACTACGCTGTTGGTAAAGTCGTTCGATTTACTAACGATCGCATGTACATCCCTGTGCGGCATTTGGAGTTTAATCTTTATAATAAAGCTGGACAGACGACACTTGAAGAAACTCCAGAATTAATGCAGGACTCAATTGCATGCAATAAGTTATGGAAGAAGAGTTTTTTACTAGAGCATAATTTGAATTTTAAAGAAGGGAAGTATTATGAGGATCTCGCGATGACAATGAAAGCTGCCGTTTTGGCTCGTAAGATTCAACTAGTTAATACAGTGGTGTATCATTGGCGGGTCCGGGAAGATATTGAGAAGCCATCCATTACTCAACAACAAATGAGGCTAGATAACACGCGCCACCGGCTAGAGGCGCTGTTTGAAAACCGCCAGTGGTTAGTGGAGCGACAAATTCAGAAGCGGATTGTCGAGGAGCATGATTTGAAAAGTTTGCTGGATGTTATGCGTCTCCACGTCGTCAAGTTTTCGTTAGTTCTTCCCGAAGAAAAGAACAGGTGGCTAATGTTGATTTTCGATTTTTTAAAAAAGATTCCTGCAGCAATTGCTGATAAACTGCCGAATAAAGAGCGTACCATGTATTGGTTATTGATGGAAAAAAATACAGAAGATTTATTTCGCTTGTCTGAACTGCTGATGAATGCTGAAAAGAAAGCAGTAGTGTCGCAAAAACAAAATCTATTTGTGTTAAAAAGTATGCATAAAGACTACGATGTGACAACTTATTTTAAACCAACAATGGTTGTACAGAAAATAGAAAAACATAATCAATACTGGCGTGTCGAAGGACAATTAAAGGTTCCAAAAGCTTCTTATCTTACGGAAGGTGAATTTTATCTCCTAAACAGAACAACTCGACATGAAAAGGTGCTAGCCCCTCTTCAATTAAGACAGCTGGCTCCCGCTCATTGGTATCCATATGAAGCACTTTATTTTATTGGCTTTCTTGATACAGAGACGATAATCGAGAACGAACAAGAAGCAGTGTATGACTTTTATTATCGGTTGCCTGCTTATCCGCAGATGGAATCCGCAAGAGTCCGAGTATTGTCTCAGACTGTGAGTGAGAAGAAAGAGGCTAAAAAAAACAATTTTACTTTTTCTCTTTACCGTACACAGTACGGAAACTTAAGTCTGGTTTGCCAAAAACTACATTTAATGCATGTCATTAAAGAGAAAGTAAGGCCACTCTTGAAAAAAGCCGTGCAAAAAGGAAAAGCTAATTAA